The nucleotide window AAAGCATATGGATTTGAGTTAGAAGTCATAGCCGGTTCGGAAGGCCTCTCCAAGAAGATATACAATCCCAGAATACAAAAGCTGGGCCTTATCGCCGCGGGCTTCATGGTCTATCTCCATCCTCATCGTGTGCAGATCCTTGGAAACACTGAAATTTCATTTCTCAGGCAGCTTGGTCCGGAAGAAAGAGGGAGGATTATCAGCGAGCTCTGCAGACAAGAGGTCGTCTGCTTTATCGTAACCAGAAATCTCAAAGTCCCGGAAGAGATGCTCCGCGAAGCGGATGAGAGGAGGATTCCCCTTCTCCGGACAAAGCTTGTGAGCTCTACGTTCATCGACAGGATTATGAGATACCTGGAGGAAGAACTTGCCCCTTCCACAGTCATCCACGGCGTGCTCATGGAAATCATGGGTGTTGGCGTACTGATGATAGGAAGAAGCGGAATCGGTAAAAGTGAAAATGCACTTGAATTGATCATGCGTGGACACCGATTAGTGTCGGACGATGCGATCCAGATAAAAAAAATGGCAGCGCTCGATCTGGTTGGCGATGCTCCGGAAATGATAAAGAACCTGCTCGAGGTCCGTGGCGTGGGTATCGTGGATATACGGCACCTTTTTGGCGTGTCGGCCGTTCGCGACAGGACAAAGATCGAGCTTGTCGTTGAGCTTGTTGATTGGGACAAGACAATGGAATATGAGAGGATCGGTCTCAAGGATGAGAAATACAGATTGCTCGGCATAGACCTCCCTCTAGTGAGAATTCCTGTGAGTCCTGGCAGAAACGCATCCACAATAGTTGAGCTCGCCTGCAGGAATCATGTGCTGAAGATGGGGGGAGTTCATACCGCCAGGGACCTTGATGAAAAAATACTCGACTCCATGCAGAGGAAGGACAAACCGTGAAGGTAGTTATAGTCAGCGGGATTTCTGGATCGGGCAAAACGACCTTTCTTAAAGCGCTCGAGGATACCGGATTTTTCTGCGTGGACAATTTCCCGCTCTTTCTTCTCTCTAAATTTCTTGAGGTATACGAATTGGCGGGTGAGCGAATAGCCCGCTGTGGCTTTGTTATAGACATACGGGAGAGGGAGTTTTTTGAAGAGGGAAGAGAGGTGCTCAGGAGCGTCAAAGAGAAGTTTCAGGCAGAGTTGGTCTTTCTAGAAAGCAGCGACGAGACGCTCCTTCGCAGATTCACTGAGACCAGAAGGGCTCATCCGCTGTACGCCGAGTCAAATATCAAGGATGCATTGCAAACTGAACGGGAACAGGTGAACTGGATAAAGGAGATGGCAGACAATGTGGTCGATACCTCCCAGTACACCACACACGGGCTGCGAAACCTGGTACTCAGGGCTTACGGTCAGGACGAGAAAAGGATGAACATCAACCTCGTCTCTTTCGGCTACGCGTACGGTATTCCGCTGGAGGCCGATATTGTTCTCGACGTACGCTTCCTGCCGAACCCGTTCTTTGTCAAGGGGTTGAGGGAAAAATCGGGCCTGGAGCCTGATGTGATAGGGTATGTAAAGTCCAACGAGATTTATGGTAAGTTCTTTCCCATGTTGCTTGATTTTCTCATGTACCTGCTGCCGCTTTTTGAAAAGGAAGGAAAGAGCTACCTTACCGTCGGCATAGGATGTACCGGCGGACGGCACAGGTCCGTGTCCGTAGTGGCTGAGCTCGAACACAACCTGCGCGCTATGGGTTATAAGATGTCCTCGATCCATCGGGATATAGAGAGGGAGGGGCGATGATAGGGATCATTGTTGTGGCGCATTTCAACCTTGCCCGCGAAATGGTTGCTGCAACAGAGCTGATTGTGGGCAAGCAGGAACAATTTACTTACGTGGATATTTTCCCGGACGAGGATGTCGAGGCCATTAAGGGCAGAGTAGTGGCTGCTCTCAAAAGCGTTAACGCCGGAAAGGGAGTGATTATTCTCACCGATATGTTCGGTGGAACTCCGTCCAATATAAGCCTTTCTTTTCTGGAAGCAGGGAAGGTAGAGGTGGTAACCGGAGTGAATCTTCCCATGCTGATCAAGCTTGTCACCTATAGAAAGGACAAGACACTGGCTGAGTTGGCCGAATTCATATCAGGGTATGGCAAGAGAAACATATATGTGGCGACCGATGTGCTCCGCAGCAAAAAGCCGGAGATCCCGTGAGAGAAGGGCTGCTCACGATCAGAAACCGCTTGGGTCTTCATGCTCGTGCGGCCGCAATTTTCGTGAAAAAGGCGGGCGAGTATGATTCTGAAGTCTGGGTGGAAAAGGACGGGACACGCGTGAACGGCAAGAGCATAATGGGTCTTTTGATGCTGGCTTGCCCCCTGGGTTCGGACATCATGGTCAAAGTAGAGGGGAACGATGAAACCGAGGCTTTTGAAGCATTGAAAGATTTGATAGAGGACGGGTTTGGCGAGCGGTGACAGAGGATAGCTTCGACAACAAGATGCTGCGCGGCCTTGGCGTCTCATCCGGGATTGCCATAGGCAAGGTCTATCTTCTGGAGCGCGGAAGGATCCATGTAGAGAAGTATTCGATCAAAGAGGAGCAGACCGAAAAAGAGATTGCCAAGTTTCAGAACGCGATAAAAAATGCTGTCAATGAACTGAACAGCATCAAAGAGAACATTCCTGATGACGATATACGCAGGCACGCTTTCATAATAGACGCGCATATATTGATGCTGCAGGATCAATCCTTCATTAAGGAAGTTGTCGACACAATAAAATCGAGGAAGGTCAATGCGGAGTGGGCCCTTGACCTCGTGGTTTCAAAATTTCTGACCGGTTTCGGAAAAGTCGAAGACCCTTATTTGAGAGAGAGGGGGCAGGATCTTGATTACATATATCAAAGACTCCTGCGCATCATGGTAAATAGGGAAGTGGAAGGTATTTACGAGAGGAGCGTGCGCGGGAAGGGTATTATCGTGGCCCACGATCTCTCACCTGCCGACACGATTCAGATCAATCTGAACAGGACGTCGGGGTTCGTAACCGACGTGGGCGGCCGGACGTCGCACACGTCAATAGTGGCAAGGGCTCTGGAGATACCGGCGGTAGTGGGGCTCGGCAATATTACTGCGATTGCAAAAGACGGTGACACCGTTATCATAGATGGTGATGAGGGCGCGGTGATTGTCAACCCCGACAAGGGCCTGCAGAAAGAGTACCTGATGAGGCACGCCCATCTGACCGCCCAGCGCAAGGAGTTCCTGAGGCTTGGAAAGCTTAAAGCAGAAACTCAGGACGGCTTCAAGGTGCGCGTGGGTGCCAACATCGAGTTACTTGCCGAGATGGACATTGTCGAGCGTTACGGGGCCGAAGGCATCGGCCTTTACAGGACTGAATATATCTACCTATCCAGCAAAACGCTGCCGACAGAGATGGATCATTACCATATCTACCGTAAACTTGCAGAGAATGGCAATGTCAGGTATACGACTATACGCACGCTCGACATAGGCGGCGATAAGTTCTCCTCCAATATCGAGGTTGCTAAGGAAATAAATCCCGCAATGGGGTTGCGGGCGATCCGCCTTTGCATCAAGGAGATCGACCTCTTCAAGGCACAGCTTCGCGGCATCCTGCGGGCGAGTGCCCACGGGCCGCTAAAGATTCTTTTTCCGATGATATCGGGTATGGAAGAGGTGAAAAAAGCAAAGGCCCTTCTGAGGGAGTGTATGGATGAACTTCGCGACGAAAAGGTGGACTTCGATGAGCATATAAAGATCGGCATCATGGTGGAAGTCCCGTCCACCTGCATGATTACAGACCTTCTGGCGGACGAAGTCGACTTCTTCAGTATCGGGACAAATGACCTTATTCAGTACACGCTGGCAATAGACAGGGTCAATGAGTATGTATCGTATCTGTATGAACCCCTTCACCCGGCTGTGCTGAGAATGATAAAAAAGACAGTCGATGATGCCCATGCACACAATATTGAAGTTGCCATCTGCGGGGAGATGGCAGGGGAGCCCCTCTATGTTCCCATACTGCTTGGCCTGGAGATTGATGAGTTGAGCATGAATGCCTATTCGATCCCGAGGGTTAAGAAGATGATCCGGGGCTTGAGGCATAGCTATTGCAAGACCCTTGTCGCGGAAGTTCTCGCTAAAGATTCACCGAAAGAAAGTGAGGCCTTTGTGAGAAAGGAGATGACGAAGCTCTTCCCCGACGATTTTGGACAGGTATCCACTGATAGAACCGCAATGTAATTGTATAAATGTAATTATATAAAGGAGGAAATGAGATGGGAATGAGTCGTTTTCTTTTTACGTCGGAATCAGTCACCGAGGGGCATCCGGACAAGGTTGCCGATCAGATCTCTGATGCTGTGCTTGATGCCATTCTGGCACAGGATAAAAAAGGAAGGGTGGCGTGTGAGACGCTGGTTACAACAGGGCTCTGCTTGGTAGGAGGTGAAATAACCACGAATTGTTACGTACACGTGCCCGATGTCGTGAGGCAGACGATCAAGGATATAGGCTACAACAATTCCTCAATGGGTTTTGATTGGGAGACCTGTGCGGTGGTTACCGCAATCGACGAGCAGTCACCCGACATCGCGATGGGCGTGAACGAAACGTCGGATCACGAGCAGGGTGCCGGAGACCAGGGCTTGATGTTCGGCTATGCATGTAACGAAACCGAAGAGTATATGCCCATGCCGATCATTTACGCGCACAGGCTTGTGCGAAGGCTTTCTGACGCGAGGAAGAGCAGGGCCCTCGACTTTTTGAGGCCTGACGGGAAGAGCCAGGTTACCGTAGAATATGTGGACAGAAAGCCGAGGAGAGTCGATTCTGTCGTCATAGCGGCGCAGCACAACCCGGATGTTACCTACCAGACTATCAGGGAAGGTATCATAGAGGAAGTGATCAAGAAGGTGATTCCCCGGGAACTTATGGATGATAAGACAACGATCTATGTGAACTCCACAGGCCGTTTTGTTGTTGGTGGACCAAAAGGTGACTGCGGGATGACCGGGAGAAAGATCATCGTTGACACGTACGGAGGCCAGGGAAGCCACGGGGGCGGCGCCTTCTCCGGAAAGGATCCTTCCAAGATGGACAGGAGCGCTTCCTACATGGCACGGTACATCGCCAAGAATCTTGTTGCGGCAGGACTGGCGGATCGTATGGAGGTGCAGATTGCATATTCCATCGGCGTGGCGAAGCCTGTCTCCGTGATGGTCGATACTGAGGGAACCGCCAAGATAAGCCCTGACAGAATAGCGGAGATTGTCAACGAGGTCTTTGACATGCGCCCGAGAAAGATAATAGAGAAGCTTGATCTTCTGAGGCCTATATACAGAAAGACGGCTGCATACGGTCACTTTGGCAGGGTGGAGCCTGAATTCACCTGGGAGCGGCTTGACATGGTGGATATGATCAAAAAAGCGGCATCAGTGTGAGGGGGCACAATGGATTACGACGTTAAAGATCTGAAACTTGCAAACGCCGGACTGGAGAGGGTGGATTGGGCCGACCGGAGAATGCCGGTCTTAAGGAGGATACGGGAGCGCTTCAGCAAAGAGAAGCCTCTCAGGGGAATGCGGATAGCCTGCTGTCTCCATGTTACGTCCGAGACAGCCAATCTTATGCGCACACTGAAAGAAGGCGGCGCAACCGTTGCGGTCTGCGCATCGAACCCGCTGAGCACGCAGGATGACGTGGCTGCCGCGATTGTCAAGCATGTGAAAGTGCAGGCATTCTCCATTAAGGGTGAGAACGGCGACCAGTACTACACGCACATTCAACAGGCGCTGGCGCTGATGCCGCACATCACGATGGATGATGGAGCCGATCTTGTGGGCGCTCTGCATATGATTGCGTTCGAGCGGTACGAGAGTCTACACAAATCGATCCAGAATTGGGTAAAGACACTGGGTCAAAAGAAGAGACAGGAGCTGATAGACAATATCGTGGGAACGACCGAAGAGACAACGACAGGCGTGATACGCCTTAAGAGCATGGAGGCAGAAGGTGTGCTCCGTTTCCCTGCGATCGCGGTGAATGATGCACTCACGAAACACATGTTCGATAACCGTTACGGCACGGGCCAGAGTACGATCGATGGCATTATCCGCGCGACCAACATACTCATGGCAGGTTCGAATTTCGTGGTTTCAGGTTACGGCTGGTGTGGCAAGGGAGTGGCGAAAAGGGCAGCCGGGTTGGGCGCTCATGTGATCGTGACGGAAATCGATCCTTTGAAAGCGCTTGAAGCACATATGGACGGCTACCAGGTGATGGATATGGCCAGCGCCGCGAGGATCGGCGATATCTTCGTGACAGTGACCGGTGATATACATGTGTTGAGAAAAGAGCACTTTGAAAAGATGAAAGACGGGGCTGTAGTTGCCAACTCAGGCCACTTTAATGTAGAGATCGATATAGATGCACTGGAAGGGATGAAGACCGGCAAGAAAAGACTACGCGGCTTCATTGATGAGTACAGCCTGCCCACTAAGAAGATTTATTTGCTGGGGGAGGGGAGGCTCGTCAATCTGGCGTGCGCCGAGGGGCATCCTTCGGAAGTGATGGACATGAGTTTTGCGAATCA belongs to Syntrophorhabdales bacterium and includes:
- a CDS encoding PTS sugar transporter subunit IIA yields the protein MIGIIVVAHFNLAREMVAATELIVGKQEQFTYVDIFPDEDVEAIKGRVVAALKSVNAGKGVIILTDMFGGTPSNISLSFLEAGKVEVVTGVNLPMLIKLVTYRKDKTLAELAEFISGYGKRNIYVATDVLRSKKPEIP
- the hprK gene encoding HPr(Ser) kinase/phosphatase; its protein translation is MKGITVQELLENKAYGFELEVIAGSEGLSKKIYNPRIQKLGLIAAGFMVYLHPHRVQILGNTEISFLRQLGPEERGRIISELCRQEVVCFIVTRNLKVPEEMLREADERRIPLLRTKLVSSTFIDRIMRYLEEELAPSTVIHGVLMEIMGVGVLMIGRSGIGKSENALELIMRGHRLVSDDAIQIKKMAALDLVGDAPEMIKNLLEVRGVGIVDIRHLFGVSAVRDRTKIELVVELVDWDKTMEYERIGLKDEKYRLLGIDLPLVRIPVSPGRNASTIVELACRNHVLKMGGVHTARDLDEKILDSMQRKDKP
- the metK gene encoding methionine adenosyltransferase; translation: MGMSRFLFTSESVTEGHPDKVADQISDAVLDAILAQDKKGRVACETLVTTGLCLVGGEITTNCYVHVPDVVRQTIKDIGYNNSSMGFDWETCAVVTAIDEQSPDIAMGVNETSDHEQGAGDQGLMFGYACNETEEYMPMPIIYAHRLVRRLSDARKSRALDFLRPDGKSQVTVEYVDRKPRRVDSVVIAAQHNPDVTYQTIREGIIEEVIKKVIPRELMDDKTTIYVNSTGRFVVGGPKGDCGMTGRKIIVDTYGGQGSHGGGAFSGKDPSKMDRSASYMARYIAKNLVAAGLADRMEVQIAYSIGVAKPVSVMVDTEGTAKISPDRIAEIVNEVFDMRPRKIIEKLDLLRPIYRKTAAYGHFGRVEPEFTWERLDMVDMIKKAASV
- the ahcY gene encoding adenosylhomocysteinase; this encodes MDYDVKDLKLANAGLERVDWADRRMPVLRRIRERFSKEKPLRGMRIACCLHVTSETANLMRTLKEGGATVAVCASNPLSTQDDVAAAIVKHVKVQAFSIKGENGDQYYTHIQQALALMPHITMDDGADLVGALHMIAFERYESLHKSIQNWVKTLGQKKRQELIDNIVGTTEETTTGVIRLKSMEAEGVLRFPAIAVNDALTKHMFDNRYGTGQSTIDGIIRATNILMAGSNFVVSGYGWCGKGVAKRAAGLGAHVIVTEIDPLKALEAHMDGYQVMDMASAARIGDIFVTVTGDIHVLRKEHFEKMKDGAVVANSGHFNVEIDIDALEGMKTGKKRLRGFIDEYSLPTKKIYLLGEGRLVNLACAEGHPSEVMDMSFANQALCAEYVWKKGKTLQKRVYSVPPEIDKQVALLKLQTEGIAIDKLTGEQRKYLASWEMGT
- a CDS encoding HPr family phosphocarrier protein, which codes for MREGLLTIRNRLGLHARAAAIFVKKAGEYDSEVWVEKDGTRVNGKSIMGLLMLACPLGSDIMVKVEGNDETEAFEALKDLIEDGFGER
- the ptsP gene encoding phosphoenolpyruvate--protein phosphotransferase, with the translated sequence MTEDSFDNKMLRGLGVSSGIAIGKVYLLERGRIHVEKYSIKEEQTEKEIAKFQNAIKNAVNELNSIKENIPDDDIRRHAFIIDAHILMLQDQSFIKEVVDTIKSRKVNAEWALDLVVSKFLTGFGKVEDPYLRERGQDLDYIYQRLLRIMVNREVEGIYERSVRGKGIIVAHDLSPADTIQINLNRTSGFVTDVGGRTSHTSIVARALEIPAVVGLGNITAIAKDGDTVIIDGDEGAVIVNPDKGLQKEYLMRHAHLTAQRKEFLRLGKLKAETQDGFKVRVGANIELLAEMDIVERYGAEGIGLYRTEYIYLSSKTLPTEMDHYHIYRKLAENGNVRYTTIRTLDIGGDKFSSNIEVAKEINPAMGLRAIRLCIKEIDLFKAQLRGILRASAHGPLKILFPMISGMEEVKKAKALLRECMDELRDEKVDFDEHIKIGIMVEVPSTCMITDLLADEVDFFSIGTNDLIQYTLAIDRVNEYVSYLYEPLHPAVLRMIKKTVDDAHAHNIEVAICGEMAGEPLYVPILLGLEIDELSMNAYSIPRVKKMIRGLRHSYCKTLVAEVLAKDSPKESEAFVRKEMTKLFPDDFGQVSTDRTAM
- the rapZ gene encoding RNase adapter RapZ, whose translation is MKVVIVSGISGSGKTTFLKALEDTGFFCVDNFPLFLLSKFLEVYELAGERIARCGFVIDIREREFFEEGREVLRSVKEKFQAELVFLESSDETLLRRFTETRRAHPLYAESNIKDALQTEREQVNWIKEMADNVVDTSQYTTHGLRNLVLRAYGQDEKRMNINLVSFGYAYGIPLEADIVLDVRFLPNPFFVKGLREKSGLEPDVIGYVKSNEIYGKFFPMLLDFLMYLLPLFEKEGKSYLTVGIGCTGGRHRSVSVVAELEHNLRAMGYKMSSIHRDIEREGR